In the genome of Treponema pedis, one region contains:
- the citD gene encoding citrate lyase acyl carrier protein: MELKLTACAGSTEKSDILISVEPCERGIELSLTSKVMGQFGENIRKTVLETLEKMSVKNAKVVADDNGAIEAVIESRVQTAVLRSCESTNYPWK; encoded by the coding sequence ATGGAATTAAAATTGACAGCCTGTGCGGGAAGTACGGAAAAAAGCGATATTTTAATATCCGTGGAACCTTGTGAGCGGGGGATAGAATTATCTTTAACGAGCAAGGTTATGGGACAGTTCGGTGAAAATATCCGAAAAACCGTTTTGGAAACACTGGAAAAAATGTCGGTAAAAAATGCTAAAGTAGTTGCAGACGATAACGGAGCCATAGAAGCCGTAATAGAAAGCCGAGTGCAGACCGCCGTTTTACGAAGCTGTGAAAGCACTAATTATCCGTGGAAATAA
- a CDS encoding aldolase/citrate lyase family protein encodes MKLRRSMLFVPATKPGPMRDAYVYKPDSVMFDLEDSVAITEKDSARILFYNMMKKFGSFYKELGIETVVRINALDTEFGIEDLEAAVRAGVEVIRIPKTDCAEDVKTVEAHIERIEKAAGIPVGTTKIMAAIESPLGALNALEIARSSSRLIGMALGGEDYVTNLKTTRSESGIEIMTGRAMIVMAARAAGIAALDSVYSDIENEEGFIKEASMIKQMGFDGKSLIHPAQIELIHQIYTPDEALVKKSLKIIRAKEEALKEGKGVFTVDGKMIDKPIIERAEHILNLAAASGLKPEEEDI; translated from the coding sequence ATGAAACTGAGAAGATCAATGCTGTTCGTTCCCGCAACCAAACCGGGGCCTATGCGGGACGCTTATGTGTATAAACCGGATTCGGTGATGTTTGATTTGGAAGATTCGGTAGCAATTACCGAAAAAGATTCCGCAAGAATTCTATTTTACAATATGATGAAAAAATTCGGCTCTTTTTACAAAGAACTCGGAATAGAAACCGTAGTTAGAATAAACGCCTTGGATACGGAATTCGGCATAGAAGATTTGGAGGCTGCCGTAAGAGCCGGAGTAGAGGTAATAAGAATACCCAAAACCGACTGTGCTGAAGATGTAAAAACGGTAGAAGCGCATATCGAAAGAATTGAAAAGGCTGCGGGTATTCCCGTAGGTACTACCAAGATAATGGCTGCAATAGAAAGCCCGCTTGGAGCGTTAAACGCCTTGGAAATTGCAAGGTCTTCTTCCCGACTGATAGGTATGGCCTTGGGCGGCGAAGACTACGTTACAAATTTAAAAACAACTCGTTCGGAAAGCGGTATAGAAATAATGACGGGCAGAGCAATGATAGTAATGGCTGCCAGAGCTGCCGGTATTGCGGCATTGGACTCGGTGTATTCCGATATTGAAAACGAAGAAGGTTTTATAAAAGAAGCCTCTATGATTAAACAAATGGGCTTTGACGGTAAATCGCTTATACACCCTGCACAAATAGAGCTCATTCATCAAATATATACCCCTGATGAAGCCTTAGTAAAAAAATCGCTTAAAATTATAAGAGCTAAAGAAGAAGCGTTAAAAGAAGGTAAGGGCGTTTTTACCGTTGACGGAAAAATGATAGACAAGCCCATTATTGAAAGAGCCGAGCATATCTTAAATTTAGCGGCAGCCTCCGGGCTCAAACCGGAAGAGGAGGACATTTAA
- the citF gene encoding citrate lyase subunit alpha, producing the protein MKEKRVDKKLLSSIKGYENRQAYVSPFAFQPEGTMEEGKTLKDRVRRCKVVETIEEAVKKTGLKNGMTISFHHHFRDGDKVLPMVMNVLAKMGFKDLRVAASSFTAAHECMVEHIENGVVNRIESSGVRGKLAEAVSNGILASPAVIRSHGGRARAIVEGDLKIDVAFLGVPSSDCMGNANGVVGKSVCGSLGYAMVDARYAEKVILITDCLVDYPNNPISIPQTDVDFVVKVDEIGDSEGIMSGATRFTKNPKEILIAKNAVKAMTASGYFTDGFSMQTGSGGAALAVTRFIKEEMLKRNIKCSYALGGITAAFAELLEEGLVKEIFDVQDFDLGGVESLTKNPGHKEISADFYASPFNKSAAVNKLDFVVLSALEIDRDFNVNVISGSNGVIRAASGGHSDAAACAKMSIIVAPLLRGRLPIVIDRVTTIVTPGETVDVLVTELGITVNPLREDLKTNFKKAGIELIEMDELIERAKFLTGESEAIEFSDEVVAVVEYRDGSVIDVIKKVKQ; encoded by the coding sequence GTGAAAGAAAAAAGAGTAGATAAAAAATTGCTTTCTTCAATAAAAGGATATGAAAACAGACAGGCCTATGTTTCGCCGTTCGCTTTTCAACCTGAAGGAACAATGGAGGAAGGAAAGACTTTAAAAGACCGTGTAAGAAGATGTAAGGTGGTTGAAACAATTGAAGAAGCCGTTAAAAAAACCGGTTTAAAAAACGGAATGACGATTTCATTTCACCATCACTTTAGAGACGGCGATAAGGTTCTTCCCATGGTAATGAATGTTCTTGCAAAAATGGGTTTTAAAGATTTGAGAGTTGCCGCCAGTTCTTTTACCGCAGCCCACGAATGTATGGTAGAACACATCGAAAACGGAGTCGTAAACAGAATAGAGTCAAGCGGTGTCCGCGGAAAACTTGCAGAAGCAGTATCAAACGGAATATTGGCTTCCCCTGCCGTTATCCGCTCTCACGGGGGGCGTGCAAGAGCCATTGTAGAAGGCGATTTAAAAATAGACGTTGCTTTTTTAGGCGTTCCGTCTTCGGATTGTATGGGCAATGCAAACGGAGTTGTAGGTAAATCCGTTTGCGGTTCTTTAGGTTATGCAATGGTGGATGCCCGTTATGCGGAAAAGGTTATTCTTATTACGGATTGCCTTGTCGATTATCCCAATAATCCTATAAGCATACCGCAGACGGATGTGGATTTTGTAGTTAAGGTAGATGAAATAGGAGATTCCGAAGGTATTATGTCGGGAGCGACACGGTTTACAAAAAATCCGAAAGAAATATTGATAGCTAAAAATGCCGTAAAAGCTATGACGGCTTCAGGATACTTTACCGACGGATTTTCCATGCAAACCGGTTCGGGCGGAGCGGCTTTAGCGGTAACACGTTTCATAAAAGAAGAAATGTTAAAAAGAAACATTAAATGCAGCTACGCCTTAGGCGGAATAACCGCCGCTTTTGCCGAATTATTGGAAGAAGGATTGGTTAAAGAAATTTTCGACGTTCAGGATTTCGATTTGGGCGGAGTGGAATCCCTTACAAAAAATCCCGGCCATAAAGAAATAAGTGCCGATTTTTATGCAAGCCCCTTTAATAAATCGGCGGCTGTAAATAAATTGGATTTTGTCGTTTTAAGCGCATTGGAAATAGACAGGGATTTTAACGTAAATGTAATTTCAGGTTCCAACGGGGTAATTAGAGCCGCTTCGGGAGGACACTCCGATGCCGCAGCCTGTGCAAAAATGTCTATAATAGTCGCCCCTCTTTTAAGAGGCAGGCTTCCTATAGTTATCGACCGGGTAACTACAATTGTTACTCCGGGAGAAACCGTAGATGTTCTTGTAACGGAATTGGGAATAACCGTAAACCCTTTGCGTGAAGACTTAAAGACTAATTTTAAAAAAGCCGGTATAGAACTTATCGAAATGGACGAGCTTATCGAAAGAGCGAAATTTCTTACGGGAGAATCCGAAGCGATAGAATTCTCCGATGAGGTTGTTGCCGTAGTGGAGTACCGAGACGGTTCCGTTATCGATGTAATTAAAAAAGTAAAACAATAA
- a CDS encoding CPBP family intramembrane glutamic endopeptidase, with product MPEKSLNGYNLKLKPDYIQLLQSEGFSKKRVVAALSAYILVYFILIAIFFIIIEVILKISGNSNTFSQFLNFDTEDFPFSDKFTDIILFLLFPTGMITNKIVFKKKAGNLISVFGKFRLSWFFICLAVLTPIAAVCIIGQTFLDGIPEFIFSKSTLFAVFLTLLFTPLQCAGEEMLFRGWGLQVFGIMFKNKNTAWILMSFTLSLLFSIAHFPANIWVGLELFVSAILWCALIYITGGMEAGIILHSLNNLFLGIISDLTAGEMTFDASDIEAGFSREGATLSISGDIVMFIAVILLWKKIQKYAKS from the coding sequence ATGCCTGAAAAATCTTTAAACGGGTATAATCTTAAATTAAAGCCCGATTATATTCAGCTTTTACAAAGCGAAGGCTTTTCAAAAAAAAGAGTTGTTGCGGCGCTTTCGGCTTATATACTTGTTTACTTTATACTGATTGCAATTTTTTTTATTATAATTGAGGTTATATTAAAAATAAGCGGAAATTCAAATACCTTTTCACAATTTTTAAATTTCGATACTGAAGACTTTCCATTTTCGGATAAATTTACCGATATTATTTTATTCTTGTTATTTCCTACAGGTATGATTACAAATAAAATAGTCTTTAAAAAAAAGGCCGGAAATTTAATATCGGTATTCGGTAAATTCCGCTTATCTTGGTTTTTTATATGCCTTGCGGTTTTAACGCCGATAGCTGCGGTTTGTATAATAGGACAAACCTTTTTGGACGGCATACCCGAGTTTATTTTTTCAAAGTCAACTCTTTTTGCGGTTTTTCTTACCCTGCTTTTTACTCCTCTTCAGTGTGCGGGAGAAGAAATGCTTTTTCGCGGTTGGGGTTTACAGGTTTTCGGTATTATGTTTAAAAACAAAAATACCGCATGGATATTGATGTCTTTTACTCTTTCACTTTTGTTCTCAATTGCCCACTTCCCCGCAAATATTTGGGTGGGACTTGAGCTGTTTGTTTCCGCAATACTTTGGTGCGCTTTAATTTATATTACGGGAGGCATGGAAGCGGGAATTATTTTACATTCGCTTAACAATTTATTTTTAGGTATTATATCCGACTTAACGGCGGGAGAAATGACATTCGATGCAAGCGATATCGAAGCTGGTTTTTCCCGGGAAGGAGCGACGCTTTCAATATCGGGGGATATTGTTATGTTTATTGCGGTTATCCTTCTTTGGAAAAAAATACAAAAGTACGCAAAAAGTTAA
- a CDS encoding slipin family protein: MRIQYDERALLFKHGKFIKLLGPCFFLNLKNYKIEKHSVYEELCTNADKTTLLLNKDFTEQVEFVELQDNNIALYFDDGIFKDVLTAGKHIFWKNNHKKEFITADLNNPCIDTGIISEEVINSNFLQDYIIRETVESYEKGLLFIDKTFIKILEAGSYYFWKGSKLVNIIKADMRSRQIEISGQEILTKDKISLRLNFVCQYKIADPIKALAETEDYESQLYTCLQLALREYIGTMTFDELLEKKEEVNKFVINILKTHEEKLGVTIIFSGLKDIILPGEIRDIINQVLIAEKKAQANVITRREETASTRSLLNTAKLMEENSLLLKLKELEYIDKISEKINQISVTGGGQILDQLKEIFTGKL, encoded by the coding sequence ATGCGTATACAATATGATGAAAGAGCCTTATTATTTAAACACGGAAAATTTATAAAATTGCTGGGGCCTTGCTTTTTTTTAAATTTAAAAAACTACAAAATAGAAAAACATTCCGTTTACGAAGAGCTGTGCACGAATGCCGATAAAACAACTCTTTTACTTAATAAAGACTTTACGGAACAAGTCGAATTTGTTGAATTACAGGATAATAACATCGCCTTATATTTTGATGACGGAATTTTTAAAGATGTATTGACGGCAGGTAAACATATTTTTTGGAAAAATAATCACAAAAAAGAATTTATAACTGCGGATTTAAACAATCCCTGTATCGACACCGGAATAATAAGTGAAGAAGTTATAAACAGTAATTTTTTACAAGATTATATTATACGCGAAACGGTGGAGTCTTACGAAAAAGGCCTTTTATTCATAGATAAAACTTTTATCAAAATACTTGAGGCCGGCTCTTATTATTTTTGGAAAGGAAGCAAACTCGTAAATATCATTAAAGCGGATATGCGCTCCCGTCAAATTGAAATTTCAGGACAGGAAATACTTACAAAGGACAAAATTTCTCTTAGATTAAATTTTGTTTGTCAATATAAAATCGCAGACCCTATAAAAGCCTTAGCCGAAACGGAAGACTATGAAAGTCAGCTTTATACCTGCTTACAGCTTGCTTTACGCGAATACATAGGAACTATGACATTTGATGAATTGCTTGAGAAAAAAGAAGAAGTCAACAAGTTTGTAATAAATATACTTAAAACGCATGAAGAAAAACTCGGAGTAACGATTATCTTTTCAGGATTAAAAGATATTATTCTGCCGGGTGAAATACGCGACATCATCAACCAAGTTTTAATTGCGGAAAAAAAAGCTCAGGCAAATGTTATTACCCGCAGGGAAGAAACCGCTTCTACGCGAAGCCTTCTTAACACTGCAAAACTGATGGAAGAAAATTCGCTTTTATTAAAATTAAAAGAGCTTGAATATATAGACAAAATAAGCGAAAAGATAAACCAAATATCCGTAACGGGCGGCGGACAGATACTCGACCAATTAAAAGAAATCTTTACCGGTAAACTGTAA
- the sppA gene encoding signal peptide peptidase SppA, which yields MDDNSTNQRKKGGFFRTLFRGINFIRLLIINIVFFLFFFSFMGIMGSVPSPQKKTFSRIIENTVLRVAPVGVAAETEGDFFPFTSIGLYKNSVVLISDLTKAIKNAAYDRRVTSLYLDFSELSGLSSGHLAELGGAISEFKKSGKKIYAYSVNYGTSSFYLASYADRIGIDPLGEISFAGFKSRPVFYKGLEDKFGIKWNVLQAGKYKGMAETYSRENLSENVRSNLKSAFDALWNKYVSDISGNLNIAPEKIKNFAEHNFAIVKKYSGDTARAALEEGLVTDIASVDEFAVKIGFADGETFMSSVNTISYGDYNLNFTEIPSKNSVAVIYLNGAITGSSKNTQEAAVSSKLIELFDMAQDDPSVKAIVLRIDSGGGEVFASEEIRRAIERAKKSGLPVVVSMGSVAASGAYWISSSADYIFASPYTITGSIGVLGTAPSFQTALKKHLGITADLVYAGQKPGHSIFEDPSVEELDARQLEIMHIYETFIQTVSSGRNIPVETVADLAGGKIYSGEQALKLKLVDELGSFNDAASYAAKLANIQGGFSIKPIKKSLTLTQEVIKNFLNGADSSVLKQLGFADLYAAFEFLTLNSEKGIYLYMPERLIWEK from the coding sequence ATGGACGACAACTCGACAAATCAGAGAAAAAAAGGCGGGTTTTTCAGAACCCTTTTTCGCGGAATAAATTTTATCCGATTACTTATAATTAACATTGTATTCTTTCTTTTCTTTTTCAGCTTTATGGGAATAATGGGCTCGGTGCCTTCACCTCAAAAAAAGACCTTTTCACGCATTATAGAAAATACGGTTTTAAGGGTTGCTCCGGTAGGCGTGGCAGCGGAAACCGAAGGCGATTTTTTCCCTTTTACATCTATAGGTCTTTATAAAAATTCCGTTGTTTTAATAAGCGATTTAACAAAGGCAATTAAAAATGCGGCTTACGACAGACGGGTAACCTCGCTCTATTTGGATTTTTCGGAACTGTCGGGCCTTTCTTCGGGACACTTGGCGGAATTAGGCGGTGCAATTTCGGAGTTTAAAAAATCGGGCAAAAAGATTTATGCTTATTCCGTAAATTACGGAACATCTTCATTTTATCTTGCATCTTATGCCGACAGAATCGGAATCGACCCTTTAGGAGAAATCTCGTTTGCAGGGTTTAAATCCCGTCCCGTTTTTTACAAGGGTTTGGAAGATAAATTCGGCATTAAGTGGAATGTTTTACAGGCTGGGAAATATAAGGGTATGGCGGAAACCTATTCCCGCGAAAACCTTTCGGAAAATGTCCGCTCGAATTTAAAATCGGCATTTGACGCTTTATGGAATAAATACGTTTCCGATATTTCGGGCAATTTAAACATTGCTCCCGAAAAAATTAAAAACTTTGCGGAGCATAATTTCGCTATTGTAAAAAAGTACTCGGGAGATACCGCACGGGCGGCCTTGGAAGAAGGGCTTGTTACCGATATTGCTTCGGTAGACGAATTTGCGGTAAAAATCGGTTTTGCGGACGGTGAGACCTTTATGTCTTCGGTAAATACAATAAGTTACGGCGATTATAATTTAAACTTTACCGAAATACCGTCAAAGAATTCGGTAGCCGTTATTTACTTAAACGGAGCTATTACGGGCTCTTCCAAAAATACACAGGAAGCGGCGGTAAGCTCAAAGCTGATTGAACTTTTCGATATGGCTCAAGATGACCCGTCCGTTAAAGCGATTGTTCTCCGTATCGACTCCGGAGGAGGCGAGGTTTTCGCTTCCGAAGAAATACGCAGAGCAATCGAAAGAGCAAAAAAATCGGGCTTACCGGTTGTAGTTTCTATGGGTTCGGTAGCGGCCTCGGGCGCATACTGGATTTCCTCTTCCGCCGATTATATCTTTGCAAGTCCGTATACAATTACAGGTTCAATCGGCGTATTGGGTACGGCACCCTCGTTTCAAACCGCATTGAAAAAACATCTGGGAATTACCGCCGATTTGGTGTATGCGGGGCAAAAACCGGGCCATTCCATTTTTGAAGACCCCTCCGTCGAAGAACTTGATGCAAGGCAGCTTGAAATTATGCATATTTACGAAACCTTTATACAAACCGTTTCTTCAGGCAGGAACATACCCGTTGAAACTGTAGCGGACTTGGCAGGCGGCAAAATTTATTCCGGCGAACAGGCATTAAAGCTGAAACTTGTAGACGAGCTGGGTTCTTTTAATGACGCCGCTTCTTATGCCGCAAAACTTGCAAACATTCAAGGCGGTTTTTCTATAAAACCGATAAAAAAATCTCTTACGCTTACACAGGAAGTTATAAAAAATTTTTTAAACGGTGCCGACAGCTCCGTATTAAAACAACTTGGCTTTGCCGATTTATATGCGGCGTTTGAATTTTTAACGCTTAATTCCGAAAAAGGCATTTATCTTTATATGCCCGAAAGACTTATCTGGGAAAAATAA
- the ychF gene encoding redox-regulated ATPase YchF: protein MAINCGIVGLPNVGKSTIFSALTNAPAEAANYPFCTINPNIGIVNLPDKRLKLLAEHFNPKRVIPAAVEFVDIAGLVKGASKGEGLGNQFLSHIREVGVIAHVVRCFDNDDIVHVAGKIDPVADIETINIELALADLASLDKRTERAEKAMRMSKEAQKEAAVVIKAIEKIRPLLQDGKGARLADLTDEEKDAIYDTHLITMKPQMYVCNVDENGMTGDNEYVRAVKKIAEAEGADVVIICGKFEAELSDLESEEERLTFLAEAGLEESGLSQLARAAYNLIGLRTFFTAGEDECRAWTIHAGDTAPKAAGVIHTDFERGFIKAEVYGFDDFVKYGSEQKIKEAGRYRQEGKAYTVRDGDIIFFKFNV from the coding sequence ATGGCTATAAACTGCGGAATTGTCGGGTTACCCAATGTAGGTAAATCGACCATATTTTCGGCATTAACAAACGCTCCTGCGGAAGCCGCCAATTATCCGTTTTGCACAATTAACCCCAATATAGGAATTGTAAATTTGCCCGATAAAAGGCTGAAACTCTTGGCGGAACATTTTAACCCCAAGCGTGTTATACCGGCAGCCGTAGAATTTGTCGATATTGCGGGCCTTGTAAAGGGTGCCTCCAAAGGCGAAGGATTGGGCAATCAATTTTTATCGCACATACGGGAGGTGGGAGTTATAGCCCACGTTGTCCGCTGTTTTGATAATGACGATATAGTCCACGTTGCCGGAAAAATAGACCCTGTTGCCGATATAGAAACCATTAACATTGAACTTGCCCTTGCCGACTTGGCGAGTTTGGATAAGCGTACCGAAAGAGCGGAAAAAGCTATGCGCATGAGTAAAGAAGCTCAAAAAGAAGCGGCGGTCGTTATAAAGGCAATCGAAAAAATACGGCCTCTTTTACAGGACGGAAAGGGCGCCCGCTTAGCCGATTTAACCGATGAAGAAAAAGATGCAATATACGACACACATTTAATTACAATGAAGCCTCAAATGTATGTCTGCAATGTTGATGAAAACGGAATGACCGGCGATAATGAATACGTACGGGCGGTAAAAAAAATTGCGGAAGCCGAAGGTGCGGACGTTGTAATAATTTGCGGTAAATTCGAAGCGGAACTTTCCGATTTGGAAAGCGAAGAAGAGCGCCTTACATTTTTAGCCGAAGCGGGCTTGGAAGAATCGGGCCTTTCGCAGCTTGCAAGGGCCGCCTATAATTTAATCGGGCTTAGAACCTTTTTTACCGCAGGAGAAGATGAATGCCGGGCTTGGACAATACATGCAGGAGATACCGCCCCTAAGGCTGCCGGAGTAATTCATACCGATTTTGAACGCGGATTTATAAAAGCGGAAGTTTACGGGTTTGACGACTTTGTAAAATACGGCTCGGAACAAAAAATAAAAGAAGCGGGCCGCTACCGCCAAGAAGGCAAGGCCTACACAGTACGGGACGGAGATATTATATTTTTTAAATTTAACGTATAA
- a CDS encoding leucine-rich repeat protein yields MKQSKRKSFVGAVIFTALVLVAGLLAGCPNGAPKNTNTSNTGNTGNAGSTGNTSNENQNSIFKLYYGTIAGYTCKKEELPSVMVIPHKVRGWAITGIGQRVFENCTGITSLDLSACTALFQIGHTAFSGCTGLTNVDLSACTLLTAMSYDVFCGCTNAEIKLPESITLILGHPFGSKEDDFCKKVLIKSGPNFERIKELLVESGYPEERIGQY; encoded by the coding sequence ATGAAACAAAGTAAAAGAAAATCTTTTGTTGGAGCGGTAATTTTTACTGCATTGGTATTGGTTGCCGGACTTTTGGCAGGCTGCCCGAATGGTGCGCCTAAAAATACTAACACAAGTAATACAGGTAACACAGGCAATGCGGGTAGCACAGGCAACACAAGCAATGAAAATCAGAATAGTATTTTTAAACTTTACTATGGTACCATAGCCGGGTATACGTGCAAAAAAGAAGAACTTCCTTCCGTTATGGTAATACCGCATAAAGTAAGGGGTTGGGCTATTACAGGAATAGGCCAGAGAGTTTTTGAAAACTGTACGGGCATAACAAGCTTAGACCTATCCGCCTGTACAGCCCTTTTTCAAATAGGCCATACAGCTTTTTCAGGCTGTACGGGCTTAACAAATGTGGACTTATCTGCCTGCACACTTCTTACCGCAATGAGTTATGACGTTTTTTGCGGTTGTACAAATGCAGAAATAAAACTGCCTGAAAGCATAACCCTTATACTCGGTCATCCTTTTGGAAGCAAAGAAGATGATTTTTGCAAAAAAGTTCTTATAAAATCGGGTCCGAATTTTGAAAGAATAAAGGAGCTTTTAGTAGAGTCAGGCTATCCTGAAGAAAGAATCGGACAGTATTGA